accccctcccctccaggtcCCTCGGCAAGGCGAGCAGGCCCCCAGCTGTGCGGGACCCGCCTCTGCCCCCCCTTCCGCCCCGCGAGGGGCGGAGCCTGGGCGCGGCGCCCTCTCGGGCCTCCCTATAGcgctccccttccccccacccgaGGCCtggcgccccgccccccccaactcACGGTTTCTCTAGACTCCGGGCTCCGCGGCTCTCTCGGCGCCCCACCCCGCCATACCGCTCCCCGGACCTACCCTGGCTGCCGCCTGCCCCTGTCCTTCACATGCGCCCAGTGCCGAGAGTTCCTACCCCGCCGCGCTCCGCCGCCCCGGGCCCTCCTCGACCGCACACGCCGCCCGCCGGCCCCCAGGGTCCGGGATGACCACGCCGAACCGCTCCCCGCCCTCCGGCCCCTTCTCCTCGAGCACGAGGCTCGGCGcgcccctcacccccccccaaacacacacaggcTCACACATCCAACGCCACTTCGCGGCCGGGACAGACCAGAGCGCTCTAACCCGGACGCggccccacctgcccccccaTACCGCGCTCCCCACAATTTCGCCGTCCCTCCGCCCCCATCCGGGGCTTTGGCCCCTCCCCGTCTCGAGCTCCTGGGCTCCCCGCCGGGCCCCCGGGCCCAGTTCTGCGCTCTCTCCGGCCGCcgccccccctccgcccccggaCTCACCACCAAGTCACTAGGCTACAGACCCCTAAACTCTAGCCCCCCCCATCCAGCTACTCTCTTCCTCCCCAGCAAGCCCTGCTACTGCCGCCGCTGCCCCCTCACCCTCCGCAACTCCCAGGCTCTAACCCTCGCcgaccaaccccccccccccaaccccgcgcCGCCAGCGCAACTCGCCGGTCTtaaacccccacccctccccaccccatcgcCCCCCAAACGACCCAGCTCTCGCTGCTTTCCGGCTCCCTCGCCCCACAACTACCCCCCCCCCCGGTATAGGTCCCTCTACCACAGACAATACCCAGGCCCCCTCTTCTCTCCACAACTATCTGCCCACCCCACCAACAATCAACGGGCTATCTCCGGCGGCAACTACCCGGAGCTCCGGCCCCACCGCCACAAACTCCCCCACCTCGGCGAACTACCAGAGTCCTCACCCAATCCTCTCCTACATCCTCCCTCCTCAACAACTCTCTGGCCCCCAGATTTCCCCAACCTCCTAGTTCCAGGGCCCAAACCTACCGGAGGCCCTTTCGGTTCCTAACCCCCGAAGCTTTGGGTTTCCAGCTCCCActacccccaccctccccccacataCAGCGTCTGATCTCCAGCTACCCCCCGATCAGTCTCCCACTCCTCTTTCTCCAAGGTCTCTCAACTCGTCGCTCTCCCACCTCCAGGGGCAGGCCCCCGACCCCTCCCCGCGCTCCCCCGCTGGGCTCCCGGGCTCGACCTCCAAGTTTGCCAATAGATTCCCCGCCCGCCCCCCGCCGGCTCAGGGCTCTGTGCCGGTCGAGAGCTCACCTTCGGGACTGGGCTCCGCCATGGCTTCCAGCatcgccccctcccctcctcccggtccggcgcccccctcccccgagcCGGGGATCCCGGTGCCGCCTCCGGTGCTCGGTGCTCCTACTGCCTCGCTTCACAGAGGTGTCTGCCTCGGCCTGGTTGTGACTCGAGTCCGCTAGCCGCTGCCGCCACCTCCCTTTACCACTGCCTCCCGCACTCCCGGACCGGGCCCCCTCCCCCCGCGCCGCCGGccgcctgctccctcctcctcctcctcctcctcctcctctcctccctcctcctccctccctcctcccttcgcGGGCGCCGACGCGCAGTGCATCAAGGGGATTGTGGTCCGTCCGGGGAAGACGGAAAGGGCACTTCATACGCCTCCGGAACTTCAGTTCCCAGCAAACCATGGGTTGGCGCAGGCGTACTAAACCGCTCTCCTCCCCCGGGGAGTGGCGGGGAGATTGGGAGCAGAGGGGAAAGCGGAAGAGTGCGCGTAGACCTCTGGGAAACGTAGGCGGGGCGGGGctaagaaagaaggggaagaagggatTAGATCTCTCGGCCACCATACTGCCTCATTCTGCGGCTTCTTTTTCCACCAGGGGACCGCCCCACTTCCGGCTACGCGGAGACTTGGCTGCTGGGAGATGAAGTTCTCCTGGTAATAATGGCTCCCTCCTCCCAGTCTTCTCCCTAACTTGTATTCCACTCTACTGGAACCCGCACGCCGGCAGAGTCTGGCTAAGGGACATGTACCTGAGGACAGAGTCCTTTTACCAGCTCCACACTTGAAAAAAACCCTTCCTTGATTCAAAAGGTTATGACAAACTTGGATGGGATATCCAAAGCAGGTACTTTCAAACTTTCTCCACTGGAACCCACAGcagaaaaccaattttttttaacctcaagcCCCTATCTATACACGGGTACATAAAACTGAACTTTCATGAAATGATACTCAGAGTATTCCATCCATCACAACAAAAGCACACTTTCTCTGCACAAGGAAAAGCCCAAcataaggagaagaaataaaaatatattactatCCCTCCAACCTCCCTTTCCCCCATCATTGAGTAGAGAACAAAAGGCAGAGGGCAGCAACACAAAGCAAAATCCAGTTCAGCTTGGTGGTTTCCTCTTTATTGATGTGCCTCCTACCTTCCCCGCCACAATTCAGTCCCTTCCATCTACCCCCCAAAAAGAAGGTAGTGAAAATAAGGGATTGTTGGGATCCTGAGCCCCCTGGGCAgttagaaaggaaacagaaaccaaAACGATCACTGGATGTGACAGAGATGGACAATCAAGAAGTCTAAAGCTGAGTGGGAAGGTggtagagaaagggaaggagaggagtaCTGGAGGCCATCTCCCCCATTAACCCTTGTTTTAAGAAGGGCTGGAGGAGAGTCTCAAACATTAGGAAGTGTAGGTCCTGAAGAAAGGAGGTGGTGTTTGAGCCTCAAGGAAGGATAGGTCGAGGAAGGTGGGCCACCTCTCTCTGTCTGAAGAATGGGACCCCCGACCTTAAGGGCAGCAGCTTCACAGACCATAGACACTTTCATCACTGTAGGCAATGTACAGAAAGAAGTCTTCTTCATGGTGTTCCTGGGGTGAAAGCAGAAAATGACAGTGCTCAGGCACCTGGGCTTTAATTACTTGAACCAACCACCACCCAGGCACATTCTTCCAAAAACATTCTTTTTGAAGACCCCCAAAACCAGTGCTTTGACTCTCCCTCTCACTTGCTCCAGACCCTAGCGGCTGAGCAGTATTATCCTAGCAGCAGTCCTGGGCATAAAAATTACACATTGTTCTCTGCTGCCTTGAaatggggaggggcctggggaaaGTCCAGATCACAACAGTTGCTCCAACTCactgttctctcttttctctctactCCCACTGCCCTGTCTAAATCCCCAACCCAGAACtataaggaaattttaaagcCAAATTTAAAACTGAGAGCTAAGTAAGCCAACTAGTCCAAGACCTGCTGACTTAAAACTTCCTGCCTCTCAAGTGCTTCCAACTCCTCTCCAAAGCCTCCACTACTTCCCAGACACTATACCTGGTACAGCTGACCCATCGTGGCACTGGTGGGTGGAATGACATTGttgacaaagaaaaacaaggcaTCCTCAGCTCGGAGATGAATTCGCTTCCGGATCAAGAAGTAGAACTGACCAACTGCCAAAGAAACAAGGTCTGAGAAAGTCTGAGGTCACAAACGCCTTCAAAAGAACAGCTGCTATGTGGAGCCTCCTCCAGCAGAGACCACATTCCCACCCCCCAGGAAGCAAACCTGGCTACTGGGTCAGGTTCTCACCTGTGAGATCAGAAGGCACCAGGTATTTCTTTTTATCTAGGTCTCCTATCCGAGCTTTGGGAGCCTTTTCTACTATCACCTGATGAAGAGACGAAAATTAGGAGACATTAGGTATACAGGCCCACAGCTCCACCTGTCAAGAACTCAACATTCCTAGCATCCCTACCTACCCCAGACtcatttctctttgtctctgaacACGCGGCGCAGCCCTGAGCAGGGATTCTGATCCCACTGACTCAAACTCACCTAAACCTCCAGAATCCCTGAATAGGACGTCATAACAAACAATGATTTTAATCAAACGGGAATGCCTTGTCTGGGCTGACTAGAGCTTCAATCTCAAGCATCCCCTGTGAAGCTCGGAATGTCAAACGCCCTACACGAATCCAAGGTCTAGCTCTCGCGCCTACATCCCCTTAAGCCTACATCCCCTCGCCCCCCAGTTCTAGTGCTACCCCACTCCTTTCACCTCCGGTCCCACAGACAGCAGTTTCGGGCTCATTCCCAACCCTGCCACAGCTGGCAGCCTGATGCCCGCGCTGCGGGTTTCGGACTCAAGCCCAGGTTGTGGCGTCAGCGCCAGCGCCCCGCGCCCTCGGCCCTGGCTACTGTCCTCACCGGCACCCGGTCCGGGTATTTCTTTCGGATCTTCTCGCCCTCAGAGCGGCGCTTCTCGAACGGATGCTCTTCTTTATACACGAACTTCATCCTCCCGGGAACCGGGTTGGACCGGGCTGGGCTGAGGGAACCCGGGGGGGGCCGGGATGGGgggcggcggcgacggcggcgACGCGCGGGCGGATTCAGCGGAGCGATCCCGGACCTTGCGCCACTTCCCTATTCACCAACCCCGCCCCCGGCCGTCAGAGGCCGCCCCACTCGCTATGTTACGCTCCTAGCTCAGTGGCCCCAACGCCACTAGCGTAGCGCCACCTACTGACCTCCCCCCTCACGCAATCAGCGTAATCGCTTTGGAATCAATTTACAGGCTACGCAGGCGACGTAGGAAAGGTGGCTGGCTTTTTGCTGTGgtagaaaataactgaaaaccCATTTCCTGACTTTTTCCACAGGATGAAAAGGGCTCGGAGATGGTAATCATAACTTGAGACTTGGTTCTCCGAAAGTGCTTTTCAAGAGTAACAGAGGTAAAAGAGCAGATAATTACAAGGACAGCTATTCAGGAAAGGTGCTGGTACGCTGAAGGCGGCGGTTGACACCAAAACAAAGTAGTACCCCAATGGAGGAAGCGGTCCTTGGAAACAGAGGAGGGCAGAAACGAGACCTATGTTTGGAAAGACGCTTATGTTTCCAGAATGCTTAGGTTCCAGGAATGAGTGGACGAATAGGGACTGGAGAGGTCTGAAAGGTAGGGACTACGTCAGCGCGGAGGAACACAGTCTTCGCGGCTCCTGGAGAGATCATGTGATCGCAGAGAAGGGCGGGGCGTCACGTGGCGAGTGCGAGGAAGTAGAGCCGGCTGCGGCTGGGGGAGCCGGgccaaggggagggaggtggggcgcCAGGGGCCcgggccgcccccccccccccgccccgcccccgggggGCTGCGCCCGCTCAGCTAGTCTACATGAGGCCCGCAGACGAAGCCAGGCCTCTCCCAGCGTccagttctcttttcctttcaaactTTTCTGTGTTACTGCTCGGAAGCTCACATTCCCTCTGGACACAGGGCTGTTCTTTCGCTCCCGGCCAGGGTACCACCCTGCCACTAAGACCCTCCCCACCAGGGTGGCCAACACCCTCCCCTCAGGTCAACAGCTTGCTCCTTACCCTCTGCCCAGAGTCAGGGTGGGTGTGAACAAAGCCCCTTCATTTCCCCCAAACCCAGAGAAGGACCTAGGGCAGCTTTGGTTTCAAAGTTATAATGCATGGTTTAAGTagacgaaagaaaaaaagagaaagctcgTTACAGGTCTGAGGGACTCTAGGAAGAagggaagctggaaaaggaagggaagggacaaGTTTGGGGAAAATCCAGTGGCCCAAAATCCCAGTTTCCCACCCACAGCCCAGCCCTTGGAGTGAAGAATTAGATCAGTTTTGtacaagagtttttaaaaaatcaaatcacaaCAAAGCTGGCTTGGCTTCTCTTTGAGCCTCCCGGATTACCGAGTGTCTTTCGCTCACTCTGGCCAGTCCTGTCTCCACCAGACAATGTTTCAGCTCTCCCAGGCCTCCGCTTTATGTCCCAGTCTGGGGTTTCCGGGGAGTGCGAACACGAAGTTAGAGTGAGGCTGCTTCAGAATCTGGCCCATGTGTCCATCCAGACTCCATACGGAGTGCAGGGCTCCCAGGGCagagaggggtgggaggggcagaccCTGCCCAGGCAGTCCTCACCGTTGGCCAGGGCACCAGACGGCCTCCCGAGGGctcaccctcccttcccccccaccccaactcaggTGGAGGGGGAGCAGCTGTCACCAGAGCCTATGTTGGTGAAGGTTTCGACTCAGCACAGAACGAACATCCGCGGTGAACCTGGGACGACAATTAACTTGCATTGGTAGAGCCCTTACGCTGACCTCCTCACCTTAGCGTGAGGCAGCCTCGCTGAAGCCGGGCGGTGGAGACTGAGCTGCAGTTTGCCCAACACCCACTGGCTAATTGAGCTTTTGTAAGAAGACCTGGCTT
The Phacochoerus africanus isolate WHEZ1 chromosome 14, ROS_Pafr_v1, whole genome shotgun sequence DNA segment above includes these coding regions:
- the GABARAP gene encoding gamma-aminobutyric acid receptor-associated protein, which codes for MKFVYKEEHPFEKRRSEGEKIRKKYPDRVPVIVEKAPKARIGDLDKKKYLVPSDLTVGQFYFLIRKRIHLRAEDALFFFVNNVIPPTSATMGQLYQEHHEEDFFLYIAYSDESVYGL